From Gemmatimonadaceae bacterium:
AGCCGCTCGCCCGGGCGCTCATCAAGGTCGTCAAGGTGGGCACGATGATCCCCGTCGAGATGTACCTCGCGGTCGCTGAAGTCCTCGCCTTCGTGATGCGTCAGCGGCAGAAGTTCGGGAAGGCCTGGCGTGGCACGGCGGAGATGGCCGCATGACGTCCGCCGCACTGCCGATTCCGAATGCCGGCGCCGTGGCGCCGGGCAAGCGCGCCGATGTGGCGCTGGCGCTGGCCGTCGTGCTGGTGCTCGCGCTCATCATCGTGCCGCTCCCGCCGGCGCTGCTCGACCTCTGCCTCGCGGCCAGCATCGGCGCGTCACTCGCCGTGCTGCTCGTGGCGCTGTCCACGACCAATCCGCTCGACTTCAGCAGCTTCCCCGCGCTGCTCCTGCTCCTCACGCTCTTCCGTATCGGCCTCAACGTCAGCTCCACGCGCCTCATCCTCACGGAAGCGCACGCGGGGCGCGTCATTCAGGCGTTCGGCAGCTTCGTTATCGGCGGCAACTATGCCGTCGGTATCGTCATCTTCCTCATCCTGCTGGGCATCAACTTCATCGTCATCACCAAGGGTGCCGGGCGTATCGCCGAAGTGGCGGCGCGCTTCACCCTCGATGCGATGCCCGGCAAGCAGATGGCCATCGACGCCGACCTGTCGGCCGGCCTGATCGACGAAAAGGAAGCCCGAACCCGCCGTGACGAGATCGCGCGCACCGCCGACTTCTACGGCGCGATGGACGGTGCCTCCAAGTACGTGAAGGGCGATGCCATCCTCGGCATCCTCGTCCTCGTCGTGAACATCCTCGGCGGCATCTTCATTGGCGTCGTGCAGCGCGGCATGCCGCTCGGCAAGGCCGGTGCGACGTACACCATCCTTACGGTTGGTGATGGTCTGGTGTCGCAGATCCCGGCGCTGATCATCTCGACCGCCGCCGGTCTCATGGTCACCGCCGCGACCGGCACCGACCGGATGGGCACGGTGCTGGGCAAGCAGCTCGGCGGGCACCCGCGTGCGATGTACATCGTCGCCGGCGTGCTCGGCGCGTTCGCGCTCGTCCCGGCCGTCCCGATGTTCCCCTTTGCGGCGCTCGCCGCCGGGGCCATCGCGCTGGGCAAGGTGGCCGAGAAGGCCGAGAAGTCGCGGATGGCCATGGCCGCGCTCACCAGCACCCCCGTGGAAGCGGTGGAAGCGCCGGCGCCCGCCGATCCGATGCGCGATCTGCTGCAGATCGATCCGCTCGAACTCGAAGTGGGCTATGCGCTCATTCCGCTCATCGACGCGGGCCAGGGCGGCGACCTGCTCGAACGCATCTCCCTGCTGCGCAAGCAGGCGGCGGTGGAACTCGGCATCCTCGTGCCGCCCATCCGCATTCGCGACGATATCAGCCTCCCCGCCAACGAGTACGTCATCAAGCTGCGCGGCTCCGAAGTCGCCCGCGCCGAAGTGCTGCCGCGCTTTGTCATGGCGCTCAACACCGGTGGCGTGGTCGCCGAGATCGATGGCATGGAAACGGTGGACCCGAGCTTCGGCATGCCGGCCAAGTGGGTCAACAGCGCGCGCAAGTCGGAAGCGGAAGCGCTCGGCTATGTCGTCGTTGAACCGACCACGGTCGTCGCCACCCACCTGCTCGAGACGCTCAAGAACAGCGCCGCCGATCTCCTCGGCCGGCAGGAAGTGCAGGAGATGGTGGAGACGCTCAAGAAGTCGCACCCCGCGCTCGTGGAGGAGATCATCCCCGGCAAGGTGTCGCTCAGCGTGCTGCACCGCGTACTCCAGCGCCTGCTCCGCGAGCGCGTCCCCATTCGCGACCTCGTCACGATCCTCGAAGCGCTCGGCGATGGCGCCGACAGCACCAAGGATCCCGAGGCGCTCACGGAACTCGTCCGCAAGGCACTCACCAACGTCATCGCCCGCATGTTCGCCGACCAGACCGGCAGCGTGCGCGGCATCACGATCGGGTCGCGTCTCGAGAGCGCGCTGCTCGGCCTCTTCTCGCCGCGGCAGTCGCAACCGAACGCGCCGATGCTCACGCCGGAGCTCCTCGCCGGGCTGCTGCGTGAACTCAATCACCTGGCGTCCACCTATGCGGTGGATGGCCGTCCGTTGCCGCTCATCACGCCGCCGTCGCTGCGTGTTGGCGTGCGGCGCCTGATCGAACCGGTGCTGCCGAGCCTCCCGGTGGTTTCGCTCGCCGAACTGCCGGCGCAGATCACCCTCAGCAGCGTTGCCACGTGGGAGATGACCCATGGCTGATATCCTCCTCGCCCACTCCATGAGCCATCCGCAAGCTGAACGTTTCCGTGGTGCCGATCTCTCGCGCGTCTCCGAGCGCGCGCGTCGCACCCTGGGCGACGATGTCATGATTCTGCACACGCGCACCGTCCGCGAAGGCGGCGTGCCGATGGTGGAAGTCCTCGCGGCGCCCAGTGCATCCATCGACGGCGTGCGCGCGCGGCTCACGCCGGCCCCGCTCCCGGCCACATTGCGCAAGGCAGACGGCACGCCCTTCTGCATCGCGCTCGTCGGTCCGACCGGAGCCGGCAAGACGACGACGGCGGCCAAGCTCGCGGTCAAGCGCGGGCTCTTTGGCGCGGGCCGCTGCGGCCTGCTGACCATCGACACCTATCGCGTGGGGGGCATGGAGCAGCTCGCGACCTATGCCGATCTCGCCGACGTGCCTTTTGAAGTGGTCTACGACGAGAAGGAAGTGGACGCCGCGATGAAGCGCCTGTCGGCGCAGTGCGACGTGATCATCGTCGATACGCCGGGGCGAAGCCCGAACAAGGCCGAGCTCACCGAACGGTGGCGCTCGCTGCTCGACCGCATGAACCCCGACGAAGTGCATCTCGTGCTCCCCGCCTCATTGCGTGCCGATCTCGCGGTGGACATCGGCCGCAACTACGGCGCCGCCAAGTCGGCGCGCGGCAGTGCGCATCGCGGGGCCACGCACTTGCTCATCACCAAGCTCGATGAAGTCCCGCGCGAAACTGGCGTCGCCGATCTCGCGCTGTCGCTCGGCATGCCCACGCGCTGGATCGCCGATGGGCAGGACGTGCCCGCCGATCTCGGCGCGGGCGTGCCCCGCCTGCTTCGGAGCTGGGGGCTCTCGGCCGATGCGGAACCCGATTGGATGCCTGCGTAACCCATGGCTGCTCCGATGATCCTCACCCCTCCCCGCAGTCTCGCGGCCACCGCGCCCGCCGCCCGTTCGCAGGCGGAAGGTGTGCGTGCGGCCATGCGACTCGTGGGCGGTGGCACGGCGGATGGCGTGCCCACCATTCTCTGCGCGAGCGGACGTGGTGGCAGCGGCACCTCGTTGCTGGCGGCCTTGCTCGCCGCCACGGCGGCCGGTGATGGCTTCCGCGTGCTGCTCGTGGATACCGACGACCTGCTGGGTCCGCTCGCGATGACGTTTGGCGTGGCGCCGCGCGCGAGCTGGATGGATTTGCGCGGCGGCAAGGCCGCGCCGCTGGACGTGATCACCCCCATCACCGCCACGCTGACGCTGGTGGCCGGTGGCCCGGCGCGTCTCAGTGACGACGCCACACCACTCACGAGTGCCGAACGCCGCGCATGCATGAAGCGCGTCAGTATGCTCGGTGAAGGCATGGACCTCGTGGTGATGGATGCCGGGTCACGCCTGGATGCCGTGCTCGGATCTGTAACACCCCACGCCGGTGAGCGAATGCTCGCCGTCGCCGGCGGGCACGATCCGATTGCCCTCGCGTCCACGTATGCGCTCATCAAGGCTGTACACGCGCGTCATGGTGCCCTTCCGACGGAGGTACTCGTCAATCGGCACGAGGGGCCAGACGCCACCCGCTGTTTCGAGGCCATCGATGCTGGGGCCCGACAGTTTCTCGGAATGTCACTGCGCCAGGCTGGCGCCGTGCCGGCCGACCCCACGCTCGACGCCGCCCTGCGCGCCGGCATGCCGTTCCCGGATGCCGCCGCCGGATCGCCCGCCGCTCTCGCCGCCCACGCGGTGGTGATGGATGTGCTGGCCGCCCGACCCTCCTCACGCATCGGTGCCTGACTGTGTCCCTCGCTACTCCCCTCGGATCCGTCGCCATGAACGCCCAGCTCTGGCAAGCGTATCAGGCCGGTAATCAGACCGCCCGTGATCGACTCCTCGAAGAGCATCTCGGTCTGGTGCACCATGTGGCCCGTCAGGTGTCGCGCACGCTGGCCGTGCGCGCCGACTTCGATGAACTCGTGAGCGCCGGGACGATCGGCCTCATGACCGCCCTCGAAGGGTTCGACGCCACCCGCGGCCTCGCCTTCAGTACGTTCGCGGCGCCCCGCATTCGCGGCGCGATCCTCGACGAACTGCGCAAGCAGGACCATGTGCCGCGGTCGATTCGCCGCAAGACGCGCGAGATTGCGGCCGCCCGTGAAGCGTTCCAGAAGGAACACGGTCACGCCCCCGAAGATCGCGAGCTCGCGGCCACGCTGGGCGTGGATCTCGAAACGCTCTGGCGCTGGCAGGCCGACGTGGAAAGCGCGAATCAGATTCCGCTCGATCGCGCCCCGGGCGAGCGGGAGAATGCGTCGCCGGTCCCCGCCGAAACGCTGACCAGCGACGAGTCGAACGGCGTGGAAGAGGCGCTGACGCACGAACAGGAAGTGTCGCACCTGAAGGACGCCATCATGCGGCTCAAGGAGCAGGAGCGCGTGGTGCTCTCGCTCTATTACTTCGAGGAACTCAAGCTCCACGAGATCGCGAAGGTGCTCGAGCTGACCGAATCGCGCGTGTCGCAGATCCGGAGCAAGGCGCTCAGCAAGCTGCGCGTGGAACTCCGCCCGTTGCGGGAGACCGTCGCATGAAGGCGCTGATGCAGAGTCTCAAGATCGCCGCGCTGCTCGTTGGCGTGACGGCGGTTGGTCTGGTCGCGGGCGCCTGGCTCATGTCGCCGGCCATTTCGCCGCGGCAGCGGGTACTCGCGGCCGGTGGCGTGATCGGCACCCTGGTCTTCGCCGCCCTCGCGTCGTGGCTGCGCGGCGTGATGATCGATCGCCGGGCCCGCCGCAGCCGCACCGCGGCCGCCGCGCCACCGGTGATCACGCTCCGCAGTGGCCGCAGCGCGCGCACCCCCAAGGCCGTACAGGCGCTCGCCGCGAGCGGGGCGGCGCCGGTGGAGATTGCGCACCGGACCGGGCTGCCGCTCGATGCGGTGGCGATGCTGCTGGAGTTGGCGCCGGCGCGGTAGTACGGGTGGGGCGCTAGTGCTGGCGCCCCAGTCCGCGTTTGGTCCAGACGAGCAGCGGACAGCCACGGCGACCGGTCATCAGTTCGCTCGGCGGGTTGCGCGTATACACCTCCATCATCGCCACATCGCGAGGATCGAGCGCGCGCAGATCGTCCGTGTCGCCGGGGATACCATCAATGCGGATGTCCCAGTTCGGGCACGGCCCACTGACCACGACGCGTGTACCCACTCGCCGCATGCGAACGCCGGGAATGCTGTCGAGCACCTCGGGAACGCCTGGGAAGTCGCGCATCACGGTCGAATCCCGGTGATAGCCGAAGCCTGCTCTGATGCGCTCTTCAATCGCCCTCGTGCGCTCGGCGAGCACCGTTGCTTCGACCTTGATCGCCTCGAGGCGCGTGACCGCGCTCAGCGATACGTCGATCACGGCTGGTGAGGTGGCGTCGATGACCACCGGTCGCGATGCCACTTGATAGCCGATCGCCATCACCTCGAGTTGGTGCGTACCCTCCGGAATGCCGCGCAGCACGTAGCGGCCACTATCGTCGCTGCGCACCCCTTCGAACTCACCGACCGTCACGCTCGCGCCAGCGATCCCTGCGCCCCGAGCATTACGCACCACGCCGCGCAGCACGCCGAGCGCCGCGCGCGCCGCGCCGCCACTCGGGAGCACGATGTCCTGCCGCGCCACGCGCTCCGTCGTCGGCGCCATGGTGATCGCCACCCGCCGCAGCGAGTCGTTGGCCGACGCCGCAAACGCCAGTGTGAGCGGCACCCCCATCGGTAATCCGCAGAGCGCATAGCTTCCGCTGGTGTCCACGCTCGCCTCGCGGCGCAATCGTCGCTGCCCGATGTCGGCCAGCGACTTCCCCTTTCCGCTGAGCTCGATCCATTCGCCCGTGCCCACGAGCGATGCGCGACTCACGGTATCGCCCGCCGCGAGCCGCACACTGCCAAACACCAGCAGCGTGTCGTGCGCCGGTGCCGTGGAGCCGCACAGCCGTGACCAGAGCGTGGCGAAGCTCGGGAGTGCCAGCACCACAGGAATGTCCTCACGCACAACCCGCACCGCGCGCGACGCCCCATTGAGCCCGATCGCGTCGAACGCATCGTGCTGCACCGTCAGCCGTTAACTCCCTGCCGCCACGCTGTCGAAGCGAAAGCGTCCGTTCGCATCACTCAGCGCACTGCGCCCCGTGCCTTCGATTGTCACCAACGCACCGGCGAGCGGGCGTGTGTGGAGGCTGTCGTACGCCAGTCCAGTAATTACCACGGGCTGGGCGTGCACGGCGTTCAGCGGCGGACAGAGTCCAGCCGCGACGAAACACATCAGCGCGCTGTGCGCGCGGAGCCATTGCATTGCTGGACGGGACATGGAGCGAACGTACCCCTCGGTCGCGGCGGCAGCAATGTCGATCGTCCCTGCGAAGAGGCCCGACTCGGACGTCGGTCTACGGACATCTATGGACGGTGGGAATCGGGATCGGGAACGGAGGTGGGGGTCGGCTTGCCCGGGGCGAGGATGTGCTGCGCTCCGTCATCACCAATCGTCCGTGCGCCGCGCGAAGCGCCAACACGGACACTCTGAATAGCGGAGCGCAGCAGGCTCCACCCCCCAGCAAGCCGACCCCGATCGTCCGACCAGAATCCCGACTCCCAACTCCATAGTTGTCCGGAGTCCAAAGTCCCAAGTCGGGAGTCCGATACGCGGCCCACCCGCTCGGCTCAGAGCACCAGCAGGTGCTCCGTCGTCGCTCCCGCCACCGCCGCCAGCGGTACAGCGCGATCGAACGTCACCAGCTGCCCCTCGCGCTCGACCGCCAGTGCCAACAGGTACACGTCGGTCAATTGACGTCCGCCGTGAATGCGCGAAAAGTCCACGCGCGTGCTGGCCAACAGTGAGAGATCATCGGGCCAGAACTGGTGCGCCGGCGTCGCGACCGCCTCGCGCAACCGTTCGGCAATCGCCGCCACCGGATGCGGATTCGCATACGTCGGCTGCGACATCACGCGGATGCAGCCGTTCTGCGTGATCGGGCACGACGCCCACCCGCCGTCGCCGCCCGCCTTCGCGAACCACGTAGTCGCGGCAACATGCGACACATGCGACGCATCCAGCAGCGCAATGAGGACGTTCACGTCCAACAGCGATCGGCGCGCGGCGGCCACGTGCTGCCTCAGTACGCGTCGTCTTCGCGCAGCGCGTCGATATGCGCGTTGGTCACCACGCGCTCGCCCGCCGGAAACGGGCGAAACCCGTAGACCGCCGGCGCTTCCCGCACGACCGACGGCCCCGCCAGCGTCGTCAGCGCGCGGCGCAGGAGCTCGGAGACCACCTGCCCCGTGGTCTTCCGCTCCA
This genomic window contains:
- the flhA gene encoding flagellar biosynthesis protein FlhA, with protein sequence MTSAALPIPNAGAVAPGKRADVALALAVVLVLALIIVPLPPALLDLCLAASIGASLAVLLVALSTTNPLDFSSFPALLLLLTLFRIGLNVSSTRLILTEAHAGRVIQAFGSFVIGGNYAVGIVIFLILLGINFIVITKGAGRIAEVAARFTLDAMPGKQMAIDADLSAGLIDEKEARTRRDEIARTADFYGAMDGASKYVKGDAILGILVLVVNILGGIFIGVVQRGMPLGKAGATYTILTVGDGLVSQIPALIISTAAGLMVTAATGTDRMGTVLGKQLGGHPRAMYIVAGVLGAFALVPAVPMFPFAALAAGAIALGKVAEKAEKSRMAMAALTSTPVEAVEAPAPADPMRDLLQIDPLELEVGYALIPLIDAGQGGDLLERISLLRKQAAVELGILVPPIRIRDDISLPANEYVIKLRGSEVARAEVLPRFVMALNTGGVVAEIDGMETVDPSFGMPAKWVNSARKSEAEALGYVVVEPTTVVATHLLETLKNSAADLLGRQEVQEMVETLKKSHPALVEEIIPGKVSLSVLHRVLQRLLRERVPIRDLVTILEALGDGADSTKDPEALTELVRKALTNVIARMFADQTGSVRGITIGSRLESALLGLFSPRQSQPNAPMLTPELLAGLLRELNHLASTYAVDGRPLPLITPPSLRVGVRRLIEPVLPSLPVVSLAELPAQITLSSVATWEMTHG
- a CDS encoding FliA/WhiG family RNA polymerase sigma factor, giving the protein MNAQLWQAYQAGNQTARDRLLEEHLGLVHHVARQVSRTLAVRADFDELVSAGTIGLMTALEGFDATRGLAFSTFAAPRIRGAILDELRKQDHVPRSIRRKTREIAAAREAFQKEHGHAPEDRELAATLGVDLETLWRWQADVESANQIPLDRAPGERENASPVPAETLTSDESNGVEEALTHEQEVSHLKDAIMRLKEQERVVLSLYYFEELKLHEIAKVLELTESRVSQIRSKALSKLRVELRPLRETVA
- a CDS encoding carboxypeptidase-like regulatory domain-containing protein, with amino-acid sequence MQHDAFDAIGLNGASRAVRVVREDIPVVLALPSFATLWSRLCGSTAPAHDTLLVFGSVRLAAGDTVSRASLVGTGEWIELSGKGKSLADIGQRRLRREASVDTSGSYALCGLPMGVPLTLAFAASANDSLRRVAITMAPTTERVARQDIVLPSGGAARAALGVLRGVVRNARGAGIAGASVTVGEFEGVRSDDSGRYVLRGIPEGTHQLEVMAIGYQVASRPVVIDATSPAVIDVSLSAVTRLEAIKVEATVLAERTRAIEERIRAGFGYHRDSTVMRDFPGVPEVLDSIPGVRMRRVGTRVVVSGPCPNWDIRIDGIPGDTDDLRALDPRDVAMMEVYTRNPPSELMTGRRGCPLLVWTKRGLGRQH
- a CDS encoding carboxypeptidase-like regulatory domain-containing protein; amino-acid sequence: MSRPAMQWLRAHSALMCFVAAGLCPPLNAVHAQPVVITGLAYDSLHTRPLAGALVTIEGTGRSALSDANGRFRFDSVAAGS
- a CDS encoding PIN domain-containing protein, giving the protein MAAARRSLLDVNVLIALLDASHVSHVAATTWFAKAGGDGGWASCPITQNGCIRVMSQPTYANPHPVAAIAERLREAVATPAHQFWPDDLSLLASTRVDFSRIHGGRQLTDVYLLALAVEREGQLVTFDRAVPLAAVAGATTEHLLVL